Proteins found in one Drosophila busckii strain San Diego stock center, stock number 13000-0081.31 chromosome 2R, ASM1175060v1, whole genome shotgun sequence genomic segment:
- the LOC108596338 gene encoding probable 28S ribosomal protein S16, mitochondrial has translation MSLSPASGIGRFYKHSAKIIRFVRQGCTNRPFYHIVVMERRKNQHQPVIEQVGSYDPMPNDNNERLVALNTERIRYWLGKGAHMSEPAAELLGISGLLPVHPRTYMTAWRNRKAAAEAEPVESAATA, from the exons atgtCGCTATCACCGGCCAGTGGCATTGGCCGCTTTTACAAACACTCGGCCAAGATTATACGTTTTGTGCGTCAAGGCTGCACCAATCGTCCTTTCTATCACATTGTTGTCATGGAG cgccGGAAGAATCAACATCAGCCTGTTATAGAGCAAGTAGGCTCCTATGATCCCATGCCAAATGATAACAACGAACGTCTGGTGGCTTTAAATACAGAACGCATACGCTACTGGCTTGGCAAAGGCGCTCACATGTCAGAGCCGGCAGCAGAGCTGTTGGGAATCTCTGGACTGTTGCCTGTACACCCACGCACATACATGACAGCCTGGCGTAATcgaaaagctgctgctgaggctgaACCAGTTGAGAGCGCAGCAACAGCGTAA
- the LOC108596337 gene encoding receptor expression-enhancing protein 5 isoform X1 — translation MANQLAQVTQLFNDNKQSIDKALHDPAKPWTKSFDILEQRIGVDRVKIFMGAAAFCALYLVFGYGAQLLCNVIGVLYPAYVSIHAIESSTKQDDTKWLTYWVTFGIFTVIEFFSGFLTHFIPFYWLLKCGFLIWCMLPADNNGSVVIYHKLVRPHFLKHHQTVDNLINDGMKKAHNVLKQD, via the exons atggccaATCAATTAGCTCAAGTCACCCAATTGTTTAACGACAACAAACAATCCATCGACAAGGCGTTGCATGATCCTGCTAAACCATGGACTAAGAGCTTTGACATATTGGAACAGCGCATTGGTGTTGACAgagtcaaaatatttatgg GTGCTGCTGCCTTCTGTGCGCTGTATTTGGTCTTCGGCTATGGTGCTCAGCTCTTGTGCAACGTTATTGGTGTTCTTTATCCGGCGTATGTGTCCATTCACGCCATTGAGTCCAGCACCAAGCAGGACGACACCAAATGGTTGACCTACTGGGTAACCTTTGGCATCTTTACGGTCATTGAATTCTTCTCCGGTTTTCTGACTCATTTTATTCCCTTCTACTGGCTGCTTAAG TGTGGCTTCCTTATTTGGTGCATGCTTCCCGCGGACAACAATGGCTCCGTTGTCATATACCACAAGCTGGTGCGTCCACACTTCCTCAAGCATCATCAGACAGTAGACAACTTGATCAACGATGGCATGAAGAAAGCCCATAATGTTTTAAAGCAGGACTAA
- the LOC108596337 gene encoding receptor expression-enhancing protein 5 isoform X2 — protein sequence MWIWDYIMLIRQRQEARQNVRVPVVYIGLGAAAFCALYLVFGYGAQLLCNVIGVLYPAYVSIHAIESSTKQDDTKWLTYWVTFGIFTVIEFFSGFLTHFIPFYWLLKCGFLIWCMLPADNNGSVVIYHKLVRPHFLKHHQTVDNLINDGMKKAHNVLKQD from the exons ATGTGGATTTGGGATTATATTATGCTTATAAGACAGCGACAGGAGGCACGCCAGAATGTCCGTGTACCTGTGGTCTACATAGGCTTAG GTGCTGCTGCCTTCTGTGCGCTGTATTTGGTCTTCGGCTATGGTGCTCAGCTCTTGTGCAACGTTATTGGTGTTCTTTATCCGGCGTATGTGTCCATTCACGCCATTGAGTCCAGCACCAAGCAGGACGACACCAAATGGTTGACCTACTGGGTAACCTTTGGCATCTTTACGGTCATTGAATTCTTCTCCGGTTTTCTGACTCATTTTATTCCCTTCTACTGGCTGCTTAAG TGTGGCTTCCTTATTTGGTGCATGCTTCCCGCGGACAACAATGGCTCCGTTGTCATATACCACAAGCTGGTGCGTCCACACTTCCTCAAGCATCATCAGACAGTAGACAACTTGATCAACGATGGCATGAAGAAAGCCCATAATGTTTTAAAGCAGGACTAA
- the LOC108596337 gene encoding receptor expression-enhancing protein 5 isoform X3, whose amino-acid sequence MAFEALEAKLIQLFIEYAIVRYGAAAFCALYLVFGYGAQLLCNVIGVLYPAYVSIHAIESSTKQDDTKWLTYWVTFGIFTVIEFFSGFLTHFIPFYWLLKCGFLIWCMLPADNNGSVVIYHKLVRPHFLKHHQTVDNLINDGMKKAHNVLKQD is encoded by the exons ATGGCATTCGAGGCTTTGGAAGCAAAACTCATACAGCTTTTCATTGAGTATGCCATTGTGCGCTATG GTGCTGCTGCCTTCTGTGCGCTGTATTTGGTCTTCGGCTATGGTGCTCAGCTCTTGTGCAACGTTATTGGTGTTCTTTATCCGGCGTATGTGTCCATTCACGCCATTGAGTCCAGCACCAAGCAGGACGACACCAAATGGTTGACCTACTGGGTAACCTTTGGCATCTTTACGGTCATTGAATTCTTCTCCGGTTTTCTGACTCATTTTATTCCCTTCTACTGGCTGCTTAAG TGTGGCTTCCTTATTTGGTGCATGCTTCCCGCGGACAACAATGGCTCCGTTGTCATATACCACAAGCTGGTGCGTCCACACTTCCTCAAGCATCATCAGACAGTAGACAACTTGATCAACGATGGCATGAAGAAAGCCCATAATGTTTTAAAGCAGGACTAA
- the LOC108596336 gene encoding solute carrier family 25 member 35, protein MATSDFVLGGLASVGATFFTNPIEVIKTRIQLQGELAARGSYVEPYKGIVHAFITVAKNDGMLGLQKGLVPALYFQFIINSFRLSIYTTAVEKHWMHNKNGEISYGLGLMWGAIGGVVGSYCSSPFFMIKTQLQSQAAKQIAVGYQHTHTSMMGALSEIYKKNGIVGLWRGSLAALPRAAVGSGAQIATFGKTKAMLQEYDFVTHPTYNSFCAGLIAGSIMSVAITPPDVISTRLYNQGVDAQGRGLYYKGWLDCCFKILRTEGVYGMYKGFWANYLRIAPHSTLVLLFFDELIAMRQKYQ, encoded by the exons ATGGCTACATCGGACTTTGTGCTCGGCGGTCTGGCCTCTGTGGGCGCCACATTCTTTACCAATCCCATAGAAGTGATCAAAACGCGTATACAACTGCAGGGTGAGCTGGCGGCCCGAGGATCCTATGTTGAACCATATAAAGGGATTGTACATGCGTTCATCACAGTGGCAAAAAATGATGGCATGTTGGGACTGCAGAAGGGTCTTGTGCCGGCCCTTTACTTTCAGTTCATCATCAATTCATTTCG GTTAAGCATTTATACAACAGCCGTAGAGAAACATTGGATGCATAACAAGAATGGCGAAATATCATATGGACTTGGACTGATGTGGGGAGCCATTGGAGGCGTGGTGGGCAGTTATTGTTCTAGTCCGTTTTTCATG ATCAAGACTCAACTACAATCGCAGGCCGCCAAACAAATCGCTGTAGGATATCAGCATACGCACACATCCATGATGGGTGCACTCTCTGAGATTTATAAAAAGAATGGTATCGTAGGACTTTGGCGTGGTTCACTTGCGGCGTTGCCacgcgctgctgttggctcaGGCGCACAAATCGCTACATTTGGGAAGACAAAGGCTATGCTGCAAGAATACGATTTCGTCACGCATCCCACATACAACTCTTTCTGTGCGGGCTTAATAGCCGGGTCAATAATGTCTGTTGCTATCACACCGCCAGATGTCATCAGCACGCGTCTCTATAATCAAGGAGTTGATGCGCAGGGGCGTGGTCTGTACTATAAAGGCTGGCTGGATTGTTGTTTTAAAATCTTACGCACAGAGGGTGTTTATGGTATGTATAAGGGCTTCTGGGCGAACTATTTGCGTATTGCTCCACACTCTACCTTGGTGCTATTATTCTTTGACGAACTGATTGCGATGCGTCAGAAATATCAGTGA
- the LOC108596335 gene encoding uncharacterized protein LOC108596335: MSKCSIWKLTLLTSAIVFAFYPTTTVCYKYLRLQDNLCSDKFIYTLAKPFRGDPTLRLTEDQDSAAVITQAWNITLPIGGHATNKIKYDCQFRVQPNERPRRGIYTIITRLKFRRDPETNKCIDYIQFTGGNRSPSERICSDISIDGPAGRMVFDQRDRDMLVNIFIDKSRHIFGQPLELHMVLTAHSECQLAGDFLCNPKDPYSCISRHFVRDNVTNCMYPCRDEGTCFHDAIAHEEMDTANVALSAITSLIFTMLGVGFCVWICWKYWNCITVQQHAHEASAARFNQRRARSDVPTIELPTATAYDRVIIPDLSPISQDRAQQQESPTPKDSPPSYESLFPDR, translated from the exons ATGAGTAAATGTTCGATTTGGAAATTAACGTTGCTGACAAGTGCTATTGTATTTGCGTTTTACCCAACTACAACGGTTTGCTACAAATACCTGCGATTGCAGGATAATCTCTGCTCGGATAAGTTTATCTATACGCTCGCCAAACCCTTTCGCGGTGATCCAACGTTGCGCCTGACAGAGGACCAGGACTCGGCTGCCGTTATTACACAGGCATGGAACATAACGTTGCCCATTGGCGGTCACGcgacaaataaaatcaaatacgATTGTCAGTTTCGCGTGCAACCTAATGAGCGTCCAAGGCGCGGCATTTACACGATCATAACGCGCTTAAAGTTTCGCCGCGACCCAGAAACAAACAAGTGCATtgattatatacaatttacagGAGGCAATCGTTCGCCAAGCGAACGCATTTGCTCTGATATCTCTATAGATGGACCGGCTGGTCGTATGGTATTCGATCAACGTGATCGTGATATGcttgttaatatatttattgataagaGTCGGCACATATTTGGTCAACCGCTGGAGCTTCATATGGTACTAACAGCGCACTCAGAGTGCCAGCTAGCTGGCGATTTTCTCTGCAATCCCAAGGATCCGTACTCTTGCATTTCGCGGCACTTTGTGCGCGACAATGTTACCAATTGCATGTATCCGTGTCGCGACGAGGGCACCTGTTTTCATGATGCTATTGCGCATGAGGAGATGGATACTGCTAATGTGGCCTTGTCGGCCATAACATCGCTCATCTTCACCATGCTGGGCGTGGGTTTTTGTGTATGGATCTGCTGGAAATATTGGAACTGTATAACTGTGCAGCAGCACGCTCATGAAGCCTCCGCTGCACGCTTTAATCAGCGACGTGCTCGC TCCGACGTGCCTACAATTGAGTTGCCCACAGCTACGGCATATGATCGCGTTATTATTCCCGATCTATCGCCCATATCACAGGATCGTGCACAGCAACAAGAGTCGCCAACGCCAAAGGACTCACCGCCCAGCTATGAGTCGCTTTTTCCGGATAGATAA
- the LOC108595438 gene encoding uncharacterized protein LOC108595438, with the protein MRTALRVRTMLCILTVFNVCANEAHAQSYLFTLENVLTQHPRNYNLTDVHNGTLEGELFAEAVDNNNTRIFLYKNTAVDSNNELSQTAMDVITIIWYVATFLALAAFFMLMACSDRRCRNLRSRQANATPADTQRAPPTPSPSYSEFAPPSYDTVIKMQHAAKTSVFVIPFNGDGSKNTDSATPTTPAAPSPCTVYSIDEQKANK; encoded by the exons atgcgGACAGCCCTGAGAGTTAGAACAATGCTGTGCATTTTGACAG TATTCAATGTCTGCGCAAACGAAGCACACGCTCAATCGTATCTGTTTACCCTGGAGAACGTGCTCACCCAACATCCGCGCAACTATAATCTAACCGACGTGCACAACGGTACCCTGGAAGGAGAACTATTTGCCGAAGCTGTGGATAACAACAATACAAgaatatttctttataaaaata ctgctgtagaCTCCAACAACGAATTATCACAAACTGCCATGGATGTTATCACCATCATTTGGTATGTGGCTACATTTTTGGCGCTGGCCGCTTTTTTTATGCTGATGGCCTGCTCGGATCGTCGCTGTCGCAATTTGCGCAGTCGCCAGGCAAACGCCACCCCTGCGGATACGCAACGCGCACCGCCCACACCGTCGCCATCGTACAGCGAATTTGCGCCGCCCAGCTATGATACGGTCATCAAAATGCAACATGCAGCCAAGACCAGTGTCTTTGTCATACCCTTCAATGGCGATGGCAGCAAGAACACTGAtagcgccacgcccacaacaccAGCTGCGCCCAGCCCCTGCACTGTGTACTCTATCGACGAGCAGAAAGCCAACAAATAA
- the LOC108595430 gene encoding U-scoloptoxin(19)-Tl1a isoform X1, which translates to MSYKSNLLGLCLLATALILQVVCANVVTNEVTDDFYMLQGVRVYSNDRQCTLLGGICVKSSDCSLPTTNKGLCPTNAHLGVECCYELPVRPAPCTDHLGVCMDRCNQMLQRPGTDCENGQVCCVLVV; encoded by the exons ATGTCATATAAGAGCAATCTTCTGGGCCTGTGCCTGCTGGCCACAGCGCTAATACTGCAAGTTGTCTGTGCTAACGTTGTGACAAACGAAGTGACCGATGATTTCTATA TGCTGCAAGGCGTGCGTGTGTATTCAAACGATCGTCAGTGTACGCTGCTTGGAGGCATCTGCGTGAAGTCGAGCGACTGCAGCCTGCCGACCACCAACAAGGGTCTCTGCCCCACCAATGCGCATCTGGGCGTTGAATGCTGCTATGAGC TGCCGGTTAGACCAGCGCCGTGTACGGATCACTTGGGAGTGTGCATGGATCGATGCAACCAGATGCTACAGCGACCTGGCACCGACTGCGAGAATGGACAAGTCTGCTGTGTTTTGGTGGTCTAA
- the LOC108595430 gene encoding uncharacterized protein LOC108595430 isoform X2 codes for MSYKSNLLGLCLLATALILQVVCANVVTNEVTDDFYMLQGVRVYSNDRQCTLLGGICVKSSDCSLPTTNKGLCPTNAHLGVECCYELPRQ; via the exons ATGTCATATAAGAGCAATCTTCTGGGCCTGTGCCTGCTGGCCACAGCGCTAATACTGCAAGTTGTCTGTGCTAACGTTGTGACAAACGAAGTGACCGATGATTTCTATA TGCTGCAAGGCGTGCGTGTGTATTCAAACGATCGTCAGTGTACGCTGCTTGGAGGCATCTGCGTGAAGTCGAGCGACTGCAGCCTGCCGACCACCAACAAGGGTCTCTGCCCCACCAATGCGCATCTGGGCGTTGAATGCTGCTATGAGC TCCCACGTCAATGA